A single window of uncultured Methanospirillum sp. DNA harbors:
- a CDS encoding type II/IV secretion system ATPase subunit, with protein sequence MARLIIQGKAPFQEAESHDTEECLINPDSCALYRMLPANAKEYAKNYPHLLEYLHIFPVDEFGIPLFFSELKRDLKGIKDPNLIYPAKPPIFIHIFFDPTDVRNYYIPIEPSFLHNIGNLLPAIEYRLVDLLDALDEDPVTAEERTVVLKRLLRQVLYVKKPGQAIDPSLLKIEGPQSFSDKFKSFLSTDLTAKEEPEESHIFTDVPHLADGRIIVSPQEFEAIEYQMIRDKIDVGVLFPFISDNFIEDITCDGLGPIFIEHKIFKGLKSVVGFDSEPLLDDFCIKLAEKSRRPITYRNPIVDATLPDGSRINIVYSSEISRRGSNFTIRKAMDDVISITKLVEFGTCSYSLAAYLWICIENGMSMFMSGETASGKTTSMNALTTFISPEGKIVSIEDTPEVMIPHRNWSREVSKGKGKGEGEGGDVTMFDLLRAALRQRPNMIIVGEIRGVEGAVAFGAMQTGHPVMSTFHAASVEKLIQRLTGDPISIPKTFIDNLNLVVIQSAVRRPDGSMVRRQLAVSELVGYDPESGGFSFVQVFTWDPVTDTHEFTGKGSSYLLESKIATMLGIPEHKKAQIYMEVEKRAKILERLHKAGYTDFMELHNMLTKLKKQGLLNIEI encoded by the coding sequence ATGGCAAGACTGATTATCCAGGGGAAGGCCCCCTTTCAGGAAGCAGAGAGTCACGACACTGAAGAGTGTCTCATCAACCCTGATTCCTGTGCACTCTATCGTATGCTCCCTGCCAATGCTAAGGAGTATGCCAAAAATTACCCACATCTGCTTGAATACCTTCATATATTCCCTGTGGATGAATTTGGTATTCCGCTCTTTTTTTCGGAGTTAAAACGTGATCTCAAAGGTATCAAGGATCCCAACCTGATCTATCCGGCAAAGCCACCGATCTTTATCCATATCTTCTTTGATCCGACTGATGTCAGGAATTATTATATCCCGATTGAACCGTCATTTCTTCACAATATCGGCAACCTTCTTCCGGCAATAGAGTACAGGCTCGTTGATCTTCTTGATGCTCTTGATGAGGATCCGGTCACTGCAGAAGAGAGGACTGTGGTCCTGAAAAGGCTCCTCAGACAGGTTCTTTACGTAAAAAAACCAGGGCAGGCAATAGATCCCTCACTTCTTAAAATAGAAGGGCCACAATCATTTTCTGACAAGTTCAAATCATTTCTCTCAACTGATCTGACTGCAAAAGAAGAGCCTGAAGAGAGTCATATCTTTACCGATGTTCCTCATCTGGCAGATGGAAGGATCATTGTCAGTCCTCAGGAGTTTGAAGCAATCGAGTACCAGATGATCAGGGATAAGATCGATGTCGGAGTTCTCTTCCCCTTTATCTCTGATAACTTTATTGAAGATATCACCTGTGATGGTCTGGGCCCGATCTTCATCGAGCATAAGATCTTCAAAGGTCTGAAATCTGTTGTAGGATTTGATTCAGAACCTCTTCTTGATGATTTTTGTATCAAATTAGCAGAAAAATCCAGGCGTCCAATCACCTACCGAAATCCGATTGTTGATGCGACTCTACCGGATGGGTCCCGTATCAATATTGTATACTCATCTGAGATCAGCAGGAGAGGGAGTAACTTCACCATACGTAAGGCAATGGATGATGTCATCTCCATTACCAAACTGGTTGAGTTTGGAACCTGCAGTTATTCCCTTGCAGCATATCTCTGGATCTGTATAGAAAACGGGATGTCCATGTTCATGTCTGGCGAGACTGCGAGTGGCAAGACAACAAGTATGAATGCACTTACCACGTTCATCTCACCTGAAGGGAAGATTGTTAGTATAGAAGATACACCGGAAGTGATGATCCCTCACCGGAATTGGTCACGAGAAGTTTCCAAAGGGAAAGGAAAAGGTGAAGGTGAGGGAGGGGATGTAACCATGTTCGATCTGCTCCGAGCAGCACTTCGTCAGCGCCCGAATATGATCATTGTTGGAGAGATCCGTGGAGTTGAAGGAGCAGTTGCTTTTGGTGCCATGCAGACCGGTCACCCTGTGATGTCGACGTTCCACGCTGCATCGGTAGAAAAACTTATCCAGCGTCTTACCGGTGATCCGATCAGTATTCCAAAAACTTTCATTGATAATTTAAATCTGGTGGTTATTCAGAGTGCGGTGAGAAGACCTGATGGAAGTATGGTGCGTCGTCAGCTGGCCGTAAGTGAACTTGTTGGGTATGATCCGGAGAGCGGTGGTTTCTCCTTCGTGCAGGTATTCACCTGGGACCCGGTCACCGATACTCACGAATTCACAGGGAAAGGTTCGAGTTATCTTCTGGAGAGCAAGATCGCAACAATGCTTGGTATTCCTGAACATAAAAAAGCCCAGATCTATATGGAAGTCGAAAAACGTGCCAAGATTCTTGAGCGACTTCACAAAGCCGGATACACTGATTTTATGGAACTACATAACATGCTGACTAAGCTCAAGAAGCAAGGCCTGCTCAATATCGAAATATAA
- a CDS encoding ATPase domain-containing protein, with the protein MAELDLSAGSEGQSADISELLGKEEKRILTTGNAEIDKKIADGLPLGSLILIEGENDTGKSVFTQQIISGSMRNNLRVDLFSTELTTKSFLTQMESMSLDISDFFAWGYIRLFHCHLVEFKWTPDAMNDILERIIMHVKFSNADVAIIDSLTIFTEYTSQEAVLSFLTQAKNICDQGKTILITMHSYAFSDETLTRVRSICDAHLLMMRKLMGDKYVMVLEVVKVRGARKTTGNLVSFEVHPGYGMKIIPVSLAKV; encoded by the coding sequence ATGGCAGAACTCGATCTCTCAGCCGGCTCTGAGGGTCAGTCGGCAGATATTTCAGAGCTTCTCGGAAAGGAAGAGAAGCGGATTCTGACAACAGGAAATGCGGAGATCGATAAAAAGATCGCTGATGGACTACCGCTTGGTTCCCTGATTCTCATTGAGGGTGAGAATGATACCGGGAAGAGCGTTTTTACCCAACAGATCATCTCCGGAAGTATGCGTAATAATCTTCGTGTGGATCTCTTCTCAACAGAACTGACCACGAAGAGTTTTCTTACCCAGATGGAGTCAATGTCACTTGACATATCTGACTTCTTTGCGTGGGGATATATCCGTCTCTTTCACTGCCACCTTGTAGAGTTCAAGTGGACTCCTGATGCGATGAATGACATCCTTGAGCGGATCATTATGCATGTCAAGTTCAGTAATGCTGATGTCGCAATCATCGATTCACTCACAATATTTACTGAATATACCAGTCAGGAAGCGGTTCTCTCGTTCCTGACACAGGCGAAAAACATCTGTGATCAGGGAAAGACCATCCTTATCACGATGCACAGTTATGCCTTCTCTGATGAGACACTCACCCGTGTAAGGTCGATCTGTGATGCCCACCTTCTGATGATGCGTAAGTTGATGGGTGACAAGTATGTCATGGTCCTTGAAGTGGTGAAGGTCAGGGGTGCACGAAAGACAACAGGTAACCTGGTAAGTTTCGAAGTACACCCCGGTTATGGGATGAAGATCATCCCGGTCTCCCTGGCAAAAGTCTGA
- a CDS encoding MFS transporter, translating into MVQLTDSTRRLIIFVTIVLGGSILLIFDIPVLYLMMVVIGLAIGLMVATGMLILSEVIKDLRIRLKNRKPKPKKSKPKSEKTSAAKGAGGGFFSGLMQKLPKMPSLPSVNLSLPKSSGKPDKKEKPAKKQKTQEPDEAGDISGSGSSVSGESRKNEDNIGDDLLDGLDLDDSLDIDAELESVNPEFDSVRTPYGDTDVMQELPSEEQVRRMDITTSAEEEDVVLDTEEPSDEIDEIYSSTIEIGSDSGGEIISTMEGGDSISGSDLASYSSSEDTPYMYGGEDDSGGGEEQFELSQGKGGLGDDDLIASLKADISDLKKRDDDVLLRDLKDVHVTAEELAEELEDIMKIITKKAKNK; encoded by the coding sequence ATGGTGCAATTAACCGACTCAACCCGCCGTCTCATCATCTTTGTTACGATAGTGCTCGGCGGTTCAATTCTCCTGATATTTGATATCCCGGTTCTTTACCTGATGATGGTCGTGATCGGACTAGCGATCGGTCTGATGGTTGCAACCGGTATGCTCATCCTCTCTGAGGTGATCAAAGATCTGCGGATACGACTTAAAAACCGAAAGCCGAAACCAAAGAAGTCAAAACCAAAGAGTGAGAAGACATCTGCAGCAAAAGGTGCCGGTGGGGGTTTCTTTTCAGGCCTGATGCAAAAACTTCCAAAGATGCCGTCTCTCCCTTCTGTTAATCTTTCTCTTCCAAAGTCTTCCGGAAAACCTGATAAGAAAGAAAAGCCTGCTAAAAAGCAGAAGACGCAAGAGCCGGATGAAGCCGGAGACATATCAGGGTCTGGCTCATCTGTTTCAGGTGAATCCCGGAAAAATGAGGATAATATTGGAGATGATCTGCTTGACGGGCTGGATCTTGATGACAGTCTGGATATCGATGCTGAACTTGAGTCCGTGAATCCTGAGTTTGATTCGGTGCGGACACCCTACGGTGATACCGATGTCATGCAGGAACTTCCCTCTGAAGAACAGGTTCGCAGGATGGATATCACCACGAGCGCTGAAGAAGAGGATGTGGTGCTTGACACTGAAGAACCCTCTGATGAGATCGATGAGATCTACTCAAGTACGATTGAGATCGGATCCGATTCAGGTGGTGAGATCATCTCAACCATGGAGGGTGGTGATTCAATCAGCGGAAGTGATCTCGCCTCTTACAGTTCTTCTGAAGATACTCCCTATATGTACGGGGGGGAGGATGACTCTGGGGGAGGGGAAGAACAGTTCGAGTTGTCCCAGGGTAAGGGCGGCCTTGGTGACGACGACCTGATCGCTTCGCTCAAGGCCGATATCAGCGATCTGAAGAAACGTGATGATGATGTGTTACTCAGGGATCTCAAGGATGTCCATGTTACTGCCGAAGAACTGGCAGAAGAACTTGAGGATATCATGAAAATCATTACTAAAAAAGCAAAGAACAAATAA
- a CDS encoding response regulator yields the protein MGRILIVDDTLFMRTLLKNILSAGGHEIVGEAEDGDIGVNKYRDLKPDLVTMDVVMPKMNGIEALKAIKTLDTNAKVIMCTAVGQEQMVKLAIKSGARGYIVKPFQAPKVLEEIANVLGAS from the coding sequence ATGGGAAGAATCCTCATTGTCGATGATACCCTCTTTATGCGGACATTATTAAAAAATATCCTCTCTGCCGGTGGACACGAGATTGTGGGAGAGGCAGAGGATGGAGATATTGGTGTGAACAAGTACCGGGATCTGAAACCAGATCTTGTTACCATGGATGTTGTCATGCCAAAGATGAATGGAATTGAGGCCTTGAAAGCGATCAAGACCCTCGATACCAACGCCAAGGTCATTATGTGTACGGCGGTTGGTCAGGAACAGATGGTAAAACTGGCGATTAAAAGTGGCGCCAGAGGATACATAGTTAAGCCATTCCAGGCTCCCAAAGTCCTTGAGGAGATCGCCAACGTTCTTGGTGCATCGTAA
- the cheB gene encoding chemotaxis-specific protein-glutamate methyltransferase CheB, with translation MIRVLIIDDSLFIRTVVQDMLAGDPEIQVVGVASDGMEALEKIRELKPDLITLDIEMPKLDGIGVLERKREFSPFPRTLMLSSLTSEGAEMTKKAMSLGADDFMLKPRGIKNIREIGAELRSKIKNICTIAYVTSKPASKDEIAKNIVLIGSSAGGPPMLDVVVSNLPADLNAAVIITQHMPKGGFTAALAARLDRISPLRIKETENGDILKRGMVFISKAGYHTIVSSYLDKGGVQGGKIVHADSPPVHNVKPAVDKTFVSAAQVFGGRSVSAILSGMGNDGGEGTEAIKKAGGVTIVCRQEDCLVYGMARSALQREAVDHVMPLKNIPGKIEEFVKSISG, from the coding sequence ATGATTCGGGTTCTCATCATCGACGACTCTCTCTTTATCAGGACAGTAGTACAGGATATGCTGGCCGGCGATCCTGAAATTCAGGTCGTCGGGGTTGCATCAGATGGAATGGAGGCTCTTGAGAAGATTCGTGAGTTAAAACCAGATCTCATCACGCTTGATATTGAGATGCCCAAACTTGATGGGATCGGTGTGCTGGAGAGAAAACGTGAGTTCTCACCATTTCCCCGCACCCTCATGCTGAGTTCTCTCACCTCTGAAGGTGCTGAGATGACCAAGAAGGCGATGTCACTTGGTGCTGATGATTTCATGTTAAAACCCCGGGGAATTAAAAATATCCGGGAGATTGGCGCTGAACTGAGATCAAAGATCAAAAACATCTGCACTATCGCCTACGTCACTTCAAAGCCAGCATCGAAGGATGAGATCGCAAAAAATATCGTGCTCATTGGATCCTCTGCAGGAGGACCGCCGATGCTTGATGTGGTTGTCTCCAACCTGCCTGCGGATCTGAATGCTGCTGTTATCATAACTCAGCACATGCCAAAGGGTGGTTTTACTGCTGCACTGGCAGCACGGCTAGATCGTATCTCCCCGCTTCGGATTAAGGAGACCGAGAATGGTGACATTCTCAAACGTGGCATGGTCTTCATCTCAAAGGCTGGGTATCACACCATTGTTTCATCATACCTTGACAAGGGGGGTGTGCAGGGTGGTAAGATCGTGCATGCAGACTCTCCTCCGGTACATAATGTGAAACCTGCGGTTGACAAGACATTTGTCTCTGCAGCCCAGGTGTTTGGTGGCAGGAGTGTCTCTGCTATCCTGTCCGGGATGGGTAATGATGGTGGAGAAGGGACTGAAGCCATAAAAAAAGCAGGAGGCGTCACTATTGTCTGCAGGCAGGAAGACTGTCTGGTATACGGGATGGCCAGGTCTGCACTCCAGCGAGAAGCTGTTGATCATGTAATGCCTCTGAAAAATATTCCTGGAAAGATCGAAGAGTTTGTTAAAAGCATCTCAGGGTGA
- a CDS encoding CheF family chemotaxis protein, protein MAEVPVKLEKGGSWVTSKIEIAKDSLILKDPYNLEISFRSIVDLQQRGQVDTLIVTGSDKSEKIYKIASVEKVLQVLNKKIIMACNAYRLMAHFMSPAIRGGVLVTNAKWEKGAIAVLKTGIWFVSQEKMICVPLKEVASLELTKRELQHKKLDVVKVDHLENSEVVTSFVLCPLSTLQVLYNFLRDATKEMDMKGSELDQLDAQTAQVAMLIYSGMDTKSIENMLSLSAKELDVIYDTLLKLKLVDVVMIRKEVQLTPKGVRYITDALKPPS, encoded by the coding sequence ATGGCAGAAGTTCCGGTAAAACTGGAGAAAGGCGGTTCCTGGGTTACATCAAAGATCGAGATAGCCAAGGATAGTCTCATCCTCAAGGATCCATATAATCTTGAGATCTCCTTCCGGAGTATTGTTGATCTCCAGCAACGGGGTCAGGTAGACACCCTCATCGTTACTGGTTCAGACAAATCTGAAAAGATATACAAGATTGCATCAGTCGAGAAGGTTCTGCAGGTTCTGAACAAGAAGATCATCATGGCCTGCAATGCCTACCGGCTGATGGCACACTTTATGTCACCTGCCATCAGGGGTGGTGTTCTGGTCACCAATGCGAAGTGGGAGAAGGGGGCTATAGCAGTTCTCAAGACTGGTATATGGTTTGTGAGTCAGGAGAAGATGATCTGTGTTCCGCTCAAGGAAGTTGCCAGTCTTGAACTGACCAAGCGTGAACTGCAACACAAGAAACTTGATGTGGTGAAGGTTGATCACCTTGAGAATAGTGAGGTGGTGACCTCGTTCGTCCTCTGTCCGCTCTCTACACTTCAGGTCCTGTATAACTTCCTTCGTGATGCAACCAAGGAGATGGACATGAAGGGCTCCGAACTGGATCAGCTTGATGCCCAGACTGCCCAGGTTGCCATGCTCATCTACAGCGGTATGGACACGAAGTCAATTGAGAACATGCTGAGCCTCTCTGCCAAAGAACTGGACGTTATTTACGATACTCTTTTGAAGTTGAAGCTGGTCGATGTGGTGATGATCCGCAAAGAAGTACAGCTCACCCCGAAAGGGGTTAGATACATAACTGATGCATTGAAACCACCGTCATAA
- the flaJ gene encoding archaellar assembly protein FlaJ, with amino-acid sequence MLESLLDRIRQSNNGTIPFEGTVQAFRAKMYKFFVEDKMMGSDLLFMLTYMAAIITANASRPEIFAYTGARREYVSTKFIYRADILVKRWGYSYVEALVNVAKKIQNEMLFSMVNRYANAIESGVPDEDFLTRELDTIRNVYRSTYEQGLEMLKKWGDAYVSMLFSGSLVGIIIMVSIAIYAPNDVQGTLSVSYLIIFSISVLGITTMYKAVPGDPKTHGLPQGSPEQNMVHRMERKVVPILAIIVILLLLLGMNYGLILMLIGMLLFPLGVIGFIDDGNITLRDAEFPTFIRSVGAIQGGKGTTMAPALADIDKKSLKYLEPLVNGVYTKLNLGLSDKQSWQRFINDSGSYLIYKYLNIYRDSIQIGGKAEKIGEIVSSSMLDQVLLREHRHTLAMGFIVLLVPMHAMMVGIFLFLFQILVIMSDAITAKMATLGESSAALTAGQGASIASSVSGSLFVFANFDSKVIGTYVVITITMLTIANIFAGKVVYGGDKSLIYFFASLLCATTGIIYIIAPIIIGIFFKIPTFEGV; translated from the coding sequence GTGCTAGAGAGTCTTCTGGATCGGATACGACAGTCAAATAACGGGACTATTCCGTTTGAAGGGACTGTTCAGGCCTTTCGGGCCAAGATGTATAAATTTTTTGTTGAAGACAAGATGATGGGCTCTGATCTGCTCTTCATGCTCACCTACATGGCTGCGATCATCACTGCCAATGCATCCCGACCTGAGATCTTTGCCTATACCGGAGCACGTCGTGAGTATGTCTCAACCAAGTTCATTTATCGTGCAGATATTCTGGTCAAACGATGGGGGTATAGCTATGTTGAGGCACTTGTCAATGTAGCAAAAAAGATCCAGAACGAGATGCTCTTCTCAATGGTCAACCGGTATGCAAACGCGATCGAGTCAGGGGTTCCGGATGAGGATTTCCTGACCCGTGAACTTGATACTATCCGAAATGTGTACCGCTCAACATATGAGCAGGGTCTTGAGATGCTGAAGAAATGGGGTGATGCCTATGTCTCTATGCTCTTCTCGGGCTCCCTGGTCGGCATCATCATCATGGTCTCAATTGCAATATACGCCCCAAATGATGTACAGGGAACATTGTCTGTCTCGTATCTTATCATATTCTCAATATCGGTGCTTGGGATCACTACGATGTACAAAGCAGTCCCCGGTGATCCAAAGACCCACGGACTTCCGCAGGGCTCTCCTGAACAAAATATGGTTCATCGGATGGAGCGTAAGGTTGTCCCGATACTTGCGATAATTGTTATCTTGCTCCTGCTACTCGGGATGAATTACGGGCTCATTCTCATGCTCATCGGGATGCTGCTCTTCCCACTTGGAGTCATCGGCTTCATCGATGATGGTAACATCACACTCCGAGATGCAGAGTTTCCCACATTCATTCGCAGTGTTGGCGCAATTCAGGGTGGAAAGGGGACAACAATGGCCCCGGCACTAGCAGACATTGATAAGAAATCCCTGAAATATCTGGAACCTCTGGTCAACGGAGTGTACACCAAACTTAACCTGGGCCTCAGTGATAAGCAGAGCTGGCAGCGATTTATTAATGATAGCGGAAGTTACCTGATCTATAAATACCTGAATATCTATCGCGATTCTATTCAGATTGGTGGAAAAGCAGAGAAGATCGGTGAAATTGTCAGTTCGTCCATGCTTGATCAGGTCCTTCTGCGTGAACACCGGCACACCCTGGCGATGGGTTTTATTGTTCTTCTCGTTCCGATGCACGCTATGATGGTGGGGATCTTCCTCTTTCTCTTCCAGATCCTGGTTATTATGTCCGATGCTATTACGGCAAAGATGGCTACTCTTGGGGAGAGCAGTGCAGCGCTGACAGCCGGCCAGGGAGCTTCGATAGCCTCATCGGTTTCAGGCAGTCTCTTCGTGTTTGCAAACTTTGATTCAAAAGTAATCGGCACATACGTGGTGATCACTATCACCATGCTGACGATAGCGAACATATTTGCCGGAAAAGTAGTTTATGGCGGAGATAAATCTCTAATCTACTTTTTTGCCAGTCTTCTCTGTGCAACAACCGGAATAATTTATATAATAGCCCCGATCATTATCGGAATCTTCTTCAAGATTCCCACCTTTGAAGGAGTATAA
- a CDS encoding chemotaxis protein CheW produces MSDLDAYRSLYVAESRENHEGIVSNLLILEQGTDSHAIDEIFRSAHSLKGMSASMGFMHMEEICHALEDVFSQIRSGNLQVSQALMDDLLAGVDDIEAMIDDVEAGGDGLLEHREARVSALKAWLSGSVAAPASGRKKDSEESGTQVSPEPAGDMYENPAYESYDQAGNIEYDLHIELSPEVDSKNLRSMLILQNLESIGVISAISPERTIVEDDPVFEGTIDLTLVTNAGKQAVETILAISDIRSFSLTETESLAQPGNAAISAPGSEHEKRYAIHIELSPAVDSKNLRAMLILQNLESHGTLTNFSPRREVIEDSGTFSGIFDLELNGSEISEESVKAYLKGSDIKSSSFTPIQEVSGPGLAGIGLEDHQNGTLAPSRISAGEKVEKKREVKNIRVDIDRLDHMMNLVEDLVINRGRLEQIAQEYKIKELDETLNMVGRSVADLQVMMMDIRMIPLNHIFNRFPRTVRDIATKEGKEVDFIVEGGDTELDRSVMDGLNDPLLHLIRNGLDHGIEPPDVRIKNGKPPKGTLKLSASRDKDNVVIVIEDDGAGINQEKIKKKALERGLATEDALAAMSETEINDLLFLPGFSTADKITDISGRGVGLDVVKTTIASLQGTIKLESVFGQGSRFELVLPPTMAIVMVMMIRINNRRCAIPITNVAEVASLAAFPIQNIGHGEGILMRDEIIVLYRLDDMFGRSQNEEVIVVLQNQNRKGAIIADLIEGQQEVVIKPLSKFVGTCDGVSGVTIPGDGEVVPVLDVKAILRESSGQKAARKSSGRRVKKVMKNNVISDVEHLITDMQADELRELGNIGASHAATTLSTILNTLISIHVPEIILVQLQNLRYYLDDVAAAMVVFQIQGQLAGNGYIIIHIPKESIIRLTSIMLGQSVSDREIDDMDKSALNEIGNIMTSSFLDACATLLSIIMIPSPPSMVIDMPHAALQTIIATQEIDENVDEVVLFKTELQCAEYNISANIILLPSKGLLNELFARMDSVISTSG; encoded by the coding sequence ATGTCAGATCTTGACGCATACCGAAGCCTGTATGTTGCTGAATCACGGGAGAACCATGAAGGCATTGTCAGTAACCTTCTGATTCTTGAGCAGGGGACCGACTCTCATGCCATTGATGAGATATTCCGCTCTGCACATTCACTGAAGGGTATGTCTGCCTCCATGGGTTTTATGCACATGGAGGAGATCTGTCATGCACTTGAAGATGTATTCTCCCAGATCCGTAGTGGCAACCTGCAGGTAAGCCAGGCTCTCATGGATGATCTGCTCGCCGGAGTTGATGACATCGAGGCTATGATCGATGATGTCGAGGCTGGCGGGGACGGGCTTCTAGAACATCGCGAGGCTCGTGTTTCTGCATTGAAAGCCTGGTTATCAGGTTCGGTTGCGGCGCCGGCTTCAGGGAGAAAGAAGGATTCTGAAGAGTCAGGAACTCAGGTCTCTCCTGAGCCTGCCGGTGACATGTACGAAAACCCAGCATATGAGTCATACGATCAGGCTGGCAATATTGAATATGACCTTCATATCGAACTCTCACCAGAAGTAGACAGCAAAAACCTGCGCTCGATGCTGATCCTTCAGAACCTGGAGAGTATAGGTGTCATCTCTGCAATTTCTCCTGAAAGAACCATAGTGGAAGATGATCCTGTATTTGAAGGGACTATCGATCTCACCCTTGTCACCAATGCAGGAAAGCAGGCAGTAGAAACAATTCTAGCGATATCTGACATCAGATCGTTTTCACTGACAGAAACAGAGTCACTCGCTCAACCTGGTAATGCTGCGATATCGGCACCTGGTTCAGAGCATGAGAAGCGATATGCGATCCATATCGAACTTTCTCCTGCGGTTGACTCGAAAAATCTTCGTGCCATGCTGATTCTCCAGAATCTCGAGTCACATGGTACCCTCACAAACTTCTCACCGCGTCGTGAAGTGATTGAGGATAGTGGAACCTTTTCAGGTATCTTTGATCTTGAACTTAATGGTTCAGAGATATCTGAAGAGAGTGTCAAAGCATATCTAAAAGGATCTGACATTAAAAGTTCATCGTTCACTCCTATTCAGGAGGTATCAGGTCCGGGTCTGGCAGGTATCGGACTGGAGGATCATCAGAACGGAACGCTTGCCCCTTCTCGTATCTCTGCTGGTGAAAAAGTCGAGAAGAAACGTGAAGTCAAGAACATCAGGGTGGACATCGATCGGCTCGACCATATGATGAATCTGGTTGAGGATCTGGTGATCAACCGTGGCAGGCTTGAGCAGATCGCCCAGGAGTACAAGATCAAGGAACTTGATGAAACCCTCAACATGGTGGGGAGATCTGTTGCTGATCTCCAGGTCATGATGATGGACATCAGGATGATTCCGCTCAACCATATCTTCAACCGGTTCCCGCGGACCGTCCGTGATATTGCAACCAAAGAGGGAAAAGAGGTTGATTTCATTGTCGAAGGTGGTGACACTGAACTTGATCGGAGTGTGATGGATGGCCTCAATGATCCCCTTCTTCACCTGATCAGAAACGGACTGGATCATGGGATTGAGCCGCCTGATGTTCGTATTAAGAACGGAAAACCTCCGAAAGGGACCCTTAAGCTCTCAGCTTCACGTGACAAAGATAATGTTGTCATCGTCATAGAGGACGATGGGGCAGGCATCAACCAGGAGAAGATCAAGAAGAAGGCACTTGAGCGCGGCCTCGCAACCGAAGATGCGCTGGCTGCCATGTCAGAGACAGAGATCAACGATCTCCTCTTCCTTCCCGGCTTCTCCACTGCCGATAAGATCACCGATATCAGCGGCAGAGGGGTCGGGCTTGACGTTGTCAAGACAACCATCGCCTCTCTGCAGGGTACAATCAAACTGGAGTCTGTGTTCGGGCAGGGAAGCCGGTTTGAGCTTGTCCTCCCGCCGACGATGGCAATTGTCATGGTGATGATGATCAGGATCAACAATCGCAGGTGTGCGATCCCGATCACCAATGTGGCTGAAGTGGCGAGTCTTGCAGCCTTCCCGATCCAGAACATCGGCCATGGAGAAGGGATTCTGATGCGCGATGAGATCATCGTTCTCTACCGGCTGGATGACATGTTTGGCAGGTCTCAGAATGAAGAGGTCATCGTGGTTCTGCAGAACCAGAACCGGAAGGGTGCCATCATTGCTGATCTTATTGAAGGCCAGCAGGAGGTTGTCATCAAGCCTCTCTCCAAGTTTGTGGGCACATGTGACGGAGTAAGCGGGGTCACGATTCCCGGAGACGGCGAGGTTGTTCCTGTTCTTGATGTCAAGGCGATACTGCGGGAAAGTTCAGGACAGAAAGCAGCAAGGAAGAGTTCAGGCAGAAGGGTGAAGAAGGTCATGAAGAACAATGTGATATCTGACGTAGAGCATCTGATAACCGACATGCAAGCCGATGAACTGCGTGAACTCGGTAATATCGGCGCATCCCACGCAGCGACCACACTCTCCACCATCCTGAACACCCTGATCTCGATTCATGTGCCTGAGATTATTCTTGTGCAACTTCAGAATCTCCGGTACTATCTGGATGATGTAGCAGCAGCAATGGTTGTGTTCCAGATCCAGGGTCAGTTGGCAGGAAACGGGTACATCATCATTCATATTCCAAAAGAGTCCATCATCAGACTGACGAGCATTATGCTCGGTCAGAGTGTCTCTGACAGGGAGATCGATGATATGGATAAGAGTGCCCTTAACGAGATCGGCAACATCATGACCTCCTCATTCCTGGATGCATGTGCAACCCTGCTCTCGATCATCATGATCCCGTCACCCCCGTCCATGGTTATTGACATGCCTCATGCAGCACTTCAGACGATCATCGCCACCCAGGAGATCGATGAAAACGTGGATGAGGTGGTACTCTTCAAGACCGAACTTCAATGTGCTGAGTACAACATCAGCGCAAACATTATTCTGCTTCCCAGCAAAGGGCTGCTCAACGAGTTGTTTGCGCGAATGGACAGTGTGATCTCCACATCCGGATAA